TGATATAAATTTTTTCAACTTTCTTGTCCTTTCGAGAATTGTGCTGTCAAGCTTCCGGGGGACGTTTTTTGTGGCAGGAGGTGGAGGGGCATCAACAAGTAGGCAATGAGATATGTTGAGAACTTCTAGCCCTTTCAATCCATCCAAGATAATAACTAAAGCATCCTTGAAAATCATCGAGCATCGAAGGCTTAAGACTTTCAAGTTAGGTAGAAATGCAACGAGTGTTGAAGCGAAGCAAACATCAAAGGGTCCCATTATCTTCAATTCGGAAAAATTCTTACAATTTTCCGAAATTTCCTCCATTAGAACTGGAGGGTTTGATATGCTAGGCATTGTTAGCGATTCAAGATCTTTCCATATATGAATTGCATGACATATTCCCTCCTTTATTCTATTCCATGCAGGCATGACCAGACGTTTGAGACGAGGGGACCTGCAATACAGCCGGTTAGTTGCATTATTCCCCTGTTTCACTAAATCGGGACACACTACAAGTTTCAGGTTACCTTTCAGCTGCGTAAGTCAACTGATCATTGCTGATGTAGAGATCGTAGTGAAAAATTATTGTCGATACGTTTCCACGGCTTAGATTTAAGGAAATCTTCAAAACCCGAGTCAACGTCTTATCCGAAGGACCATCCACGTATACATATGGGTCTAACGGTAATTTAATGAAGTTTGACTTTAGCATCGACAAATCAAGAGTCCTCCAGAGTAAAGGGTCACAAGCCGCCAATCTCCAAGTGCTACAAACTTGACCAATCCCCAAGATCAAATCAAAGATGTCCAGGGTTTGGAAAATCTTAACCAAAATATCATGATTCATATCCTCCCATCTTCTCAAACTGGAGCACACATCGTCCATTGCACAACTGCACAAGCTTGCGAAAATTTCCTAGATGTAAAGTTATCAGAAAATTTATCCACGTGAAGACCAGACGTTGGCAAACCAATCAAGTCATTGTGTCCTGACTCAGCAATTTCttgtttccaaaaaaaaaaaaaaaatcttttttcaCCCATTTTAAAAATTCTTGGAAACAAGATTTTAATACTCATAAAATTATAGCCCGATGATAAATTTAAGTTACCAGGCCACTGTATTCATGAGTCCATAAACTTCAATTATCCAAACGAAGAGCTTAACTCTTAAGAAAATATACATACATAGAATAGGATATCAACGAATGAACCTGAATTCCGTTAGAAATCCACTGTTTCAAAGTCTCAATTTCACCAGttctgataaaaaaatattctcaGGAAAGGAATGGTACTGAAAAAAATAATCTTGCTTCTGCACAAATCTTCGAATTTCATGTAAAATTTTTGTAAATGTTCAGTCCCACTCCTCCACACATTAAGTCCTTCGACAATAAATTTTCTCCTCCAACATTTATTAAAGCCAGATGGAAGAATGGAGTAacaaagactccatatgagatctaATTAAAGAAGCTGTAAAACTTAAACAATGGAAATTAGTGGGAGAGCAGAATAAAAACATCAGCAAATAATCACACATCACTATCTCTCTTGAGCCACAAAGATTAGCAAATCATCGTACCGGAAATTCACAATCGACCTAGAAAACCAAAATCATCACATCGTAAAATCCAAGAAATTAAAGAAATCAAACAACAATGCATCCATTCCAGTTTTCCTCAAGAAAACAACCACCTTTTTCACATCAACGACAAGCTTTTCCCAAATCATAAACGTCCCAGAATCAAGATCCAAACCCAAGCCAGAAACATTGAAAATTAACAAGAAAATACACCAAGATTAGCATGATACCTTTCGATTAAAGCAGGAAAACTTCATAGCCTGATTTTTCCATTAGTGGGCTgtcttaaaataatttttaacacTGAATTTTAAGGAAAATATAGTAAGTGAGACGAAGAAAGAGACGGAAATTGTAGGAGCTCTGGATGACATGAAAGGGCTTGTTGTTCATGGGATTGAATCATTTCTCTTCCGTGTAACGCTCCCAATGGAACTAACAGCCATAGATTTCACACTAGTGCACTGAATTATGTCTTTTAAAAAACTATTCATCTCACTTTGTCTTaatatcttttatttaattttttttatgttagtAGTGAAAGGgtgtttattaaattaaatagtaTAGTTAATTCAAATAAGTAATACAAATACTAAGAAAAGATGCCAATTTTTTTCACAATTAACAACCTAAAAATATAACTGTGtatcaaatatatattattacattttacctataaaattataattaatttttttaaaaaaattgtttcaatAATCAAAAATACGTTATTAAATTCGTTTTACCAAAATTATAACGAAGACTTAACATGTTAGGTTTGGGAAAATTTATGCTCAAATGAAAAGTATAAATATTACTTATCAAAGAATTGATTTTGTTATGACAAAAAtatgtgtgagatggtctcatgtgtcaaattttgtgagacggatatcttatttggataatccatgaaaaaatattactttttaagctaagagtattactttttgttgtgaatatcgataggattgacctgtctcatagataaagattcgtaaaacTCTCTCACAAGAGATTTACTCTTTCGTTAATCTCATAAAAAAATGTAATCTtgctttataaaaaaatatatgtaattttacacacacacacacacatatatataaatatatatatatatatatatatatatatatttatttatttatttatataatgttGGATAATGGGCACCTATGTGTGTTTACACAAATATCTGACAagaatttaatgtttttttataaaatgttAGTACGAACATATGAGCGCCCATTAtttatcacatgattttatcccCAAATTTTGATGTATCAAACGGGCCAGAAAGGATCAGAAAAGGACGGCCCCAGCAATGTCTGGGTTGGGTTGGCCCATATTAGCCTgataagaaaaatataattttgaatcCATATTATTGTAATGATTTAATTGCTAAATTGGAATAATCCACTCTAAGGTTTTTAATTTATCTATGTGGAATGTTCATGATGTCCATGAAAATACCGATAGTTATAAAATGGCATGGAGCATCACAAGGGAAACATGAATATGCAAAAAACTATCAATTCCATTATTTTCTAATGTTCAAGCCGT
This genomic interval from Primulina eburnea isolate SZY01 chromosome 16, ASM2296580v1, whole genome shotgun sequence contains the following:
- the LOC140816879 gene encoding F-box/LRR-repeat protein At3g48880-like isoform X1, producing the protein MKFSCFNRKEIFASLCSCAMDDVCSSLRRWEDMNHDILVKIFQTLDIFDLILGIGQVCSTWRLAACDPLLWRTLDLSMLKSNFIKLPLDPYVYVDGPSDKTLTRVLKISLNLSRGNVSTIIFHYDLYISNDQLTYAAERSPRLKRLVMPAWNRIKEGICHAIHIWKDLESLTMPSISNPPVLMEEISENCKNFSELKIMGPFDVCFASTLVAFLPNLKVLSLRCSMIFKDALVIILDGLKGLEVLNISHCLLVDAPPPPATKNVPRKLDSTILERTRKLKKFISCMNDSCVMCQRARNDEGLMRWYKYEEDLWKVDEVRSLAI
- the LOC140816879 gene encoding F-box/LRR-repeat protein At3g48880-like isoform X2, which produces MDDVCSSLRRWEDMNHDILVKIFQTLDIFDLILGIGQVCSTWRLAACDPLLWRTLDLSMLKSNFIKLPLDPYVYVDGPSDKTLTRVLKISLNLSRGNVSTIIFHYDLYISNDQLTYAAERSPRLKRLVMPAWNRIKEGICHAIHIWKDLESLTMPSISNPPVLMEEISENCKNFSELKIMGPFDVCFASTLVAFLPNLKVLSLRCSMIFKDALVIILDGLKGLEVLNISHCLLVDAPPPPATKNVPRKLDSTILERTRKLKKFISCMNDSCVMCQRARNDEGLMRWYKYEEDLWKVDEVRSLAI